ATGTGGCCTGCCAGAGACCTTGTAAACATACTTAGTTTAGTAATTCACAGCCGTTTCACTGATAAAAATACcttttctgggccgggcgcgaggtcaggagatcgagaccacggtgaaaccccgtctctactaaaaatacaaaaaaaaattagctgagcgcggtggcgggcgcctgtagtctcagctactcggagaggctgaggcaggagaatggcgtgaacctgggaggcggagcttgcagtgagccgagatcgcgccactgcactccagcctgggcgacagagcgagactccgtctcaaaaaaaaaaaaaaaaaaaaaaaaaaaaaaaaaaaaaaaccttttctgcAGGCAGAGCGCCCGAATGTGTGCCAGAGCAGAAAGCTTGTTTTCCCCGCAGCAAGCTTGGCCCTGCGCTGCTCCTGGGAGCCGGCTCCTGGGGGCTTCAGCTGCGGTGACAGAGGTGTGGGGCTCAGGACTCGAGATCCACAGCCCCCCGCTCTCAGAGCCCGCCTGGCCAGCTGAGCTCACATTTGGGTGAAGTTCTGGAGTTAAGGCCCAGCTGAGTGATTCAGCTCTCAGCACCCTGCAGCCAGTGTCCCCATTGTCCCTGGGGGCCATTGCCCCCACACAGGCTTTGGTGAGGCCTCTGGAGCTTTGTCCTCAGCATGGGGCCTGGCCAACAGCAACTCATCATAAGGGACGCGGCTGTCATCCTCGGCTCCTGTCTGCAGCCTCACTAAGAGGTGCCTGGGTCTCACCCTGGCCCGGGAGCAGGCCCTGGGAGTGGGGTGGCCCCTGAGCTGAGCCTGAGTGCCCAAGACGGGCTCACAGCGACCTAGGGGACGGCAGAAGCCGCTCCTCCCACCCCTGCTAGGCTCTGTCCCTGCTGTGCGTTTCACCTTCACACAGGCCTGGCCCTGTCTGCAAAATGGGGAAGGCCCAACGGTGGTTCTGCATGACCAACCACGACCCCGGGCACCCGCACTGCCCTGTCCTGTGCTCTAGATACTGAGCCCAGTGCCACACACGGCTCCAGGCCGAGCCTCCAGCTCTGATTCCAACATCTTGGGGCCCATCTTTGGGCCTCCCCCAACGCCCCAGGTCCACAAGCGTGATTTGCACACAGTCCCCTGAAGCCACATTGCCTGGGCCCTGTCCCTGTTAGGGGCGTTTTCCTAGCCTCACCCCTGAGGTCCTCAGCTCCTCCTGGCTTGGGCTCCCCCAGGCCTGGACCTGGGAACCTGGGGGTGGTGAGCAAGAGGGACCCACTGGCCTGCACCCCCTGCCGGTGGGGGACCCACACCAGATGCAGGATAAGGCCCATCTCACTCACATCCCTGGTCACCGAAGCCCACAAGGGGACCAGGGATGAGGCCACCTGGAAGGATAAAGACGTAAGGACCAGGACATGCGTTGTGTCCAGGGCAGTGACTTGGCCAGCAGGATGGCGCTGGGCACGAGGACCCGAGCCTGGCCAGCCCCTCCTGGGGGAAAGCAAGCCTCAGGCAGGGTGTCGGAGCAGGCCTGGGTAGCCAGCAGCACCTCTGTTCCACAGGGGTCTTCCCAGGACCCCAGGCAGCTGCTGCGGCCAGGGAGGTCCTAGCCATGCTGCAGGTGGGAAGACAGGCTCCGGGGGGATGGGTCTACCCGGCGCAGACGCTGGGACAGTGTGGTGTGGCAGCCTGAGCGACCCCAAAGCCCGGTCCCAGGATAGTGCGGCCTGCTTGGAGACCCTTGTCTCCCACCAAGTGTTCAGGCGTGGCTTTGGACATCCCATCCCAGTGAGTGGGCATCCAACACTCACTTCCTGGTCAGTGTAGACAGAGGTGGAGGGAGGGCTGCCCCCTGAGGACTTGGGGCAGGTTCTGAACTGACCGGGCCAAGCTGACCTGGGCTGAACACCAGGCTGGGTGTGAACAACAGACGCTCTGGGCCAGTGGTACCCTCTCCTGCCTGGGACCTTCCCCAGTGCCCCCATCCTCATGCGTGGGCCCTGTCCATCCCCATTTCTTGAGAGCTGCAGGCTGCCACACCTTGACAGCGGGGAGGGCAGGGCTTCCCGTCCCTCTGGAGTCTCTCCAGCCATAGGAGCACACTGGCGGCCGTAGGCTTCAAGCACTGCAGGGCCAGGGTGGGGCCCTCGGAGCTCCTCCCAGGGGGTGAGTTCTGCTGAGCTCctcctgcacctggccaggaatggGGTGGGGAATTCCCTGTGCTTGGGACTGGAGTCTCAGGGTCCAGGGCAAGGCAGGGAACGGGAACTTGGGGGTTCGGCTGAATGCAGGGGGGCTGCTGGCTGAGTGCTGGGGGCTGCTGGCTGAGTGTTGAGGGCTGCTAGCGGGGGAGCTGATGGCCAAGCTTCGTGATTTCCTGGTCAGCCTGCACAGGCTGGAGAGGGAAGTGGGAGGAAGAGAGCCAAACCCATGCCTGGCTGCTCTGGGGGTCTTGGGCAGCCTCCAGCCCAGGAGAGAAGACAAGGCAGTCACTCAAGGCACTGAAAACAACGGCCTCTTTTACTGTTAAAATGCAGCCACAGGTGCTCAGCCACAGGCATCTCAACCACCGGCCTCCGGGCCCATGTCCAGCCTCTGTCCTCTGCCTTCCATTCTTCGACAGTGTTCCCGGCATCCCTGGTCACTTGGTACTCGGCGTGGGCCGCCTGTGCTGCTCCAGCAGCTCCTCCAGGTGGTCGGCCCGCTTCACCGCAGCCTGCAACACACCACAGGGTCAGGCCTGCTCCCGGCCCTGAGGTCCGGCAGGGCTGGCCACAGGAACTCACCTCGTGCTGTGTCCGGAGGCTGCTCACGGCCTCCTCCTTCCTCGCGAGGGCTGTCTTCACCCTGTGGGTGGTACCTGGTAGGCTTCAGCGTGGCCCCCGCCCCATGGCCCCAGACTGGCCTGCAGCGCACAGGGTGCACGGGGCAGCTGCCTGGTCAGCCTGGTCCCAGCCCTGCTGACCACGACTCCTGTGGCTGGCCCAGACAGCTGTCCAGGCAACCCACCTGCTGTGAGTCAGGACCCAACACAGGCCACTGGAGTGTAACCCTGGCCACACCTGGGGAGGCCTGGTACCCAGATGGGGTGGGAAGCCTCGCCCACACCCACCTCTCAGCCCGTGGCAGCAGTCGGCACAGGAAGGATGCAGGACCCCAGTGGAGGGAGCTCGCTGGGAACCTTACAGCGCCCCAGCTCTTTCAGCGCCTGTCCACCCAGCCCAGGGCCCCGGGAGCTGCCTCCCTGGAGAACTTGCCAGGCCCAGACCTGACCCACTCGGGTGCCCCAACAGGGATGGCCAACACCCCAGACTAAGCACCAGGGAGGAAAACAGATCTAGGTCTCCTGGGCCCCAAACACGGAACCCACACCACCCTCTGCCTACAAGGCCCTGTCTCTGCATCTCTTGGCCTTCCTCAGCCACAGCCTCCTGGGGCTTGGAGCTGCAGAGGTCCTGCCCGCTCCCCTGCCCTGCCTGTCTCCAGCCCTGCAGCCCTGGCCGCCCACCTCCGGTGCAcctcctccagctccagctgcTGGCGGGCCTGCAGCGCGGCCAGCTCGGCCTTGGCCTGCCGCGTCTCCTCCTCAGAAGCTGCCAGCCGGTCCTCGAACTCCTGGCGGATTACCTGGGCCAGGTTGCTGCGCTCGCTAGAAAGTTGCTCGTTCACCTGGGTAGGCACAGGAGGCAGTGAGCCGGCTGCCAGCGAGTGACTGCGTGCATGCAGGAGGGGCCTGGGGGTGCCCATTGCCCACCTGACACCCGCCCACTCACCGCCTGCGCATCCTCCAGAGCCCGCTCCTTCTGCCGCACGAGGCCCTGCAGACGCAGATTCTcgccctcggcctccccaagCTGGCCCTTCAGCTCCAAGCACCGCTCCTGAAGCTTCCGCTCCGACTGCTCCAGCTCGGAGAGCTCTGCCTCGTACTTGTCCCGTAAGCGCTTGATGCTGGAGTTGGGGGGAGGGCAGGGTCACTCCAGCCCAGTCACACACGGGTCCTCGTGCCTCGGCTCCTGGGCCTCCTGAGCTGGTGACCCAGCTGTGCCCCACTCGTGGCCGGTCCTTACCGGCTCTCGGCAGCCTTCTCACTCTCCTCCTTGGCCAGTGCCATGTCAGCCTCCAGCCGGTGAACGACCAGCTCAATCTCCTTGTCCCGGCCTTTCCGGATTTCTTCCCTCAGCTCCTGTTCCCGGTTCAGCAGCCACGCCTCCTGGGGGGACACGCGCTGCCTGGGGGTTGCCACCCAGAGCCAGCCCGCGGGGCCAGGGCCAGCCTCAGGGGGTCCTGGGGGGCTCCAGGTTCTGAGCCACAGGGGAGCAAGGGGCCTTCCCCCTCTCCAGACCCCCGTCCCGGGATGCGCTACGTCGTGTCATCAGGACCCAGTGTGGGAATAGGCATACCAGAGATCGTCATGATGCACAGCCCAGGGTCCCCTCCCTCAGAGACCCACAGCCCACGATGACCTGAGGCCACCTTCTGCTACCAGATGGGATGGGAAAGTTGGACTTGTGTGTTgctgagggcagggcctgggccccCAAGCCCGGGCATTCAGAGCCTAAGCTGGCAGCCTCTTGGAAGCCTCTGAAAACTCCCAGAGTTTCACGTGCCCAGCCCTGGACCCCACAAGCCTATGTCGGGAGCATGCTCCTGGGCCCAGAGGCGTCCACTGCCAAAGCCTGCCTGGCTGCTGGGTGACATCCCGGCCCACCAGGGTGTGAAACCAGGTGACGGGCAGGGTCAGCCTGGACTGTGGCCTCACGGCGGGCATGGGTGGTGAGAATGTGTGTGGGACTGTCACCGTGGCAGAGTCCACCCCCGCAGAAGGCCCCAGAGGCTAAGGGGGGGCCCCTGTTGTACGTGTGCCTCTCTGTACATCTGAGTGTCAGGGGGCTGGTCATGGGGCGCAGGGGTGTAGCAGCCCCTAGCGAGGGGGGCAACGCCTGTTCTCGGACCACAGAGGATGCACTCCAGGCACCCTTGATCCTTCCAGAGCCCACGCACAAGATGGGCTGAAAGCAGCACACTCAGCGTCAGTTCAGACGACAACCCCAAGCAGCCAGATGTGACTCCCAGAAACGAGCCCCCAGGATGCCACAGCAGCAGCAAAACCCACCCGGGGCAGCCCCCGACCCCTGCCCACCTGGGCGCCCAGGCCCCCACCTCCTTCCTGGCGCAGCCGGCCTCCCACGCCTGCCTCTCTAGCTCCAGCTGCTGCTTCAGAGCCTTCAGCTCCATCTGGGGGGCAGACATAAGAGGCCAGTCAGTCCCACCCCGCCCAGCCCCCTGGCCAGGCCCTGCACAGCCCTCCGGCAGTAGACCTGGTGCCGGCGCTCCTGCTCCTCCCTGCCCTTCTCAAACTCGGCCTTCAGGGTTCGGGTCAGCGCAGAGCTGCTCTCCTCCAGCTGCTGCCTCAGCTCCTCCAGCTCCGCCCGCTGCCTACAGCCAGGGAGGAGTCAGCAGGTGAGGGGTCACCAAGTAAGGAGTCAGGGATGGGAGAGGCCAGCGGGTGAGGGGTCCGGTGGGAGGGGTCAGCCAGCTAGGGGGTCCCTGAGAGAGGGCGTGGTGCCCCCAGGCGGCACCTTGCTGCCTGCTGGCCCAGCCGCTCCCTCTCCTCAGCCACCTCGCTGTACAGCCGCTGCCGTTGCTGCTGCAGCGCCCACTGCTCCTGCTCCAGGTGCTGCTGGAACCTGTGGGACGGTCAGGACTGGCTCTCGGGGGCAGGGACGGGGGTCCCAGGACCCACCCACCGCAGGGGCACGGGCCAACCACAGGCCTGACTCAGAGCTGGAGAGCAGCCCTCCGgggccctgcccctccccctcgGCAGTCAAGGCCCCTCAAAGCCACCACCCGGGGGCAGGCAAGGCCACAAGGGCCTTGCCCATCAGCCAAGCGCGGCAATTCCCTGAGCTCCAGGCCCTCGTGGCGCTTTGGGAAGTGGCTGTGGAGCCGAGTCCAGGCTCCCTTTTCCCTCAGCCCTTGTGCCGGTCTCACCCTGTTCAGCGTTGCCCCACGGGCATGGAGGGCAGGAGGCAGGTGCCTGGTGGGGCCTTATCCACCTCCCCTGCCTCCGGCCTGAGGGTGCCAGGTGCCTGGCTCCGTGACCTGAGCAAGCTCGTGCCAGGGCCTCGTCCTGACCCCACCTTTGGGGAGAGACCGGGGGACCAGCCAAGCTGCATGTGGGGAGGACCGGCCACGACAGGCAACAGGGTGGATAGGAGAGGGTGGCTTCCAGGCTGTCCTGGTGGCACAGACAGTGCAGGAGGGGCTGCCACTGGCCCCTGTGGCCCACAGATCCTGACCACCACTGGGCATGTCACCAGCCCCCAGGGCTCAGGACGCAAGAGCAGCAGTCACCCCTCAGACCCCAGGCCAAGGGAGTGAATGAGAGAGACCGTCCCTGGGCCCCAAGGTCAGAGCTGGAGGGGCCTCGAGGCCGCCTATCCATGGGTCAGCTGCTCTGGGGCCAGTTCTGAAAGAGTGGATGTCTTATGGGGGGTCCGAGCCCTGACCCTGGGAAAACACCCGTGCGGAACCTGCAGACCTCTGTGGGCATGGACTGCAGACACAAGCCCGAGGACATTGGCCCGGCTGAGGCTGGGCCCCAAGGGCCACTCCAGGGCCAAGTGCCCTGCGTCCTCCCTGGATGCTGCACTAAGACCCTCGCCCACCTCTACGTGGGAACCCCACTCCGGCCTTCGAGGATTCCGACTCCCCGCCCTGAGGGTCCTGGCCCCACTGGCCTGGGGCCACCACCCACCGCTGCCGAGCACGCTCGCGCTCCTGCTGGCCCAGCGCCTCCTTCTCCCGCTCCAGTTGCTCCCGCAGCTCCTCGGCCTGGCGCAGGCAGCGCTGCGAAGCCCGCTCATCCGACTGCAGCAGCTCCGCCTCGTGCAGGCTCTTGAGCCTCCGCACTTCCTGCTTGTGCCTGGCAATCAGCTTCTGGATCTCGGGCTCCAGACCTGGGGGCAGAGCACTGGCTAGGGCCATGTCCAGCTAGGGTGGGCCCGGGAAGTCCAATCCTGGCACAAGACCAGCCTGTCTCAGGCCCAGAGGGGACCCCGCCCACCCCGGGCCTCCTTGGATCCAACCCAAAGCACAGCTGAGTCTGATGCCCACGAGGTGGGGAAGAGGCCCCCATAGGGCCACGGCGCCTCTCCCAGCCTGTGGGGCTCAGGGCTCCCAACATTCCTGGTGCTACCACTGATGGCTCCCAGGCACCCTGGCAGAAGGTGTCCAGAGCGAGAGGACCAGGCCTCAGGGAGCCCTGCACATCATCCAAGGGTCCGAGGCCCCTTCAGACCCCAACACCCACCAGCCTCCTGCCCCATCCCCCGCCTGCACCTGCCTCCTCCTGTGGCTCACTCTGCTTCCCCTGGCAGGGCCCACGTGCCACAGTCGTCCACGAACTCCCAATCTCCCCTAGCCCAACCCTGAGGAAGTGAGGCACTGAGCCCCCTCGTTTCAGGCAACTGCCTGGGTGCTGGGGGCCGGGCCAGGCTCCTGTGTGGAGCCCACCTGCCCCCCGGATCATGGCAGAGGCCGCAGCGGAGGCCGTGACGGGGGTGGTTGGGGCATGAGTGTTCACCTCTGCCCAGGAGGGTCTCAGACTACATGAATGCTTGAAGTGATGGCTCTCTCAAAAGAAGCCCTGGCCGCAGCGCCCACCCCATGCCTGGCCGGCTCGCGGGAGGGGATGGCCCACCTCGGACAGTGACCTCCTTGATCTTCTTGGTTTTCTCACTGATCCACTTCTCCCGGCGGGCTTTCTCAGTGGCACTCATTAATTCTTTGAGTTTTTTAATCTCCTACGAGCAGGAGAACAGGTCAGGAGGAAACGACGCGAAGGACACCCCCATCCCTTTGCCACCCTGTGGGCACAGGCAGGGCCGGGCTTCCAGGTCCACCAGCACAAGGCCGGCGCTCATGGTTGGGTGTGCGGCCCCGAGACACACACGCCAGCTCCAGAGCCACTGCTGCCCTCCCCAGCGCCTGGGGCCAGGCTGGAGGCCCAGGCCCACCCTGCCACACACCTTGGCGGCCTGAGAAATGGGAGGGCAGCCATCAGCCTGCAGAGGCCCTGCCCCAGAGAAGGGTGCTGCTGCCTGTCGGGACGGCCCCAGAGCCTGCATTCTTCCATGTGACTGGCAGTCCTCAACCCCGGCTGTCAGCCACGGTCACATGCAGGGATTTTAAAATGCCAGTGCGATGCCCCACTCCAGAACCTGGGCTCGGGACCATCACTGCCCAAGCTGGTGGGAAGCAtagccagggaggctgaggcccccAGGGAGCCCACACAGCGGGAGGGGGCCAGGAGTCAGTGCTCCACCGACACCTGGTCAGTAGAGAGAGCAGGTCCCGTGGCCCAAGGACCTGGCAGCGGAgcaggccaggcagaggctccTGGGTCCACGGCTACTGTGCTTGGCCGGGCAGGGACTGTGCGTCCACATCTGTGACAGTAGGCCCATGGCCCTGCCCCAGAGCCTGGCAGCTAGAGAGGCAGGAGTGGACCAGCTGGGTGCCACAGTGCTCCCCCAGACAGCCCCACCCACCGCTGTGGCCCTGACACTCCGAGACAGGAATGAGGACTCCGAGTCCGGTCCTGTTCTGGGGGCTGTGCCGGCTGAGCCTGGCCTGTGAGCCAGGCCTGGGACGCCGTGCCGTGGGGAGCGAAGCCTCACCAGCTCGTGCTGCACCTGCGCCTGGGCCACACGCTCGGTGCATCTctggtcctcctgcttcagctcggCCACCACAGCCTCGCACTTTTCACTCAGGACCTTCTTGTCTTCAATCAGCTGTGTTGGGGACTGGAGGTGAGGTGCTGCACCAAGGCCCCAGCCCAGCAGGACCCCGGATGGAGGAGACCCTCCCAGCCTCCAAGGGAGGCTAAGAGCAGCCCTCCCCTGGGGCTGCCCCTCCTAGGTTTGTGGATGGACCCTGGGGCCAGTGGGAGGGCATGTGTGCAAACACGGGCCCAGGCCTGCATCCGCCGTCCTGTCCTCAGCTGGGGGACCCAGCGAATGGCAGAGAAGCCCCAGCCCACCCCATGCAGTGATGTCAGGGTCTTCCTGGGAGGAGGGTAGCTCTGCTGTGCCCAACACCCAGCCCCGGAGGAGGCCCACTGTCTGCCAAAGGGTGTCAGGACCACACCAGCCTCACTGCTGGCCCCAGGCCAGACCCCAGGTCAGGACACACCTGTGATGACCACCAAGCAGCCCCTGGAGGCCCCTATTGTCACAGACCCCAGACCTAGAGTTCTCTTCAGAACAGGATCCAACTGGGGCTGCGACTGAGCTGAGGGGTCGGCAGGACACCCCCACTACACTCACTCGGGGCAGCTCTGGGTAAAGACAGGAGTGCCCTCTCCAGGGCATGGATGGCTGGAAATGGCACGGGAAAGGCTTGGAATGCGTCCAGTGGACACCCATGTGACACCCAACAGAGGAAGAAGCTCACTGGCAGTGGGAAGTCCCTGGCTCTGGAAGGCTCTGGAAGTCTCCATGAGCCACGAGCTGGGTCCCGGCCTCTGCGGTCCCCGGGCCGCTCACCTGGTCAATGAAGGCCAAGTGCCGCTGGATGGTGGCCTCGTAGTGCTCTCTCTGCCGCTGCAGCTGCCGGCTCAGCGCCTTCTCTGTCTCCTTGACCCGCCGGACCGTGAGGTCTCGCTGCTGCGCCTGCAGGGtgtgggcagaggagggaggcacTAGGACCAGTGGGCCTGGCCTCAGCAGGTAGGAGGCTAGCAGGGCCCAGGATTAGCAGTGCCAGCTGCGTTACCAGCGCTCTCTGCAGCAGCAGCATGGCCTGCTTCTTCTCCTCCACCTCCAGCTTCAGCCGCATCACAGATGTGCTCACCTCGGACCCCAGCTCCAGGGGCCCCAGCCCCGCCGCTGGCACCCATCCCTGCAGACACAGCCGAGCGTCAGGCAGAAGCGGCAGAGGACAGGGGGGCAGCCAAGGACCTGACGCGATGCCCCTGCGGCCCTGCCCTCTGGGGACAGAGGGGCTGCTGCACGAGGGAGCCCGTGGGAAGCCGGAGGGCAGGTGGCAGGCGGCCCAGCAGAGGTCGTTTTCATTGCTCAGTACAGGAAATGGGGGCCATGGCCTcaggaataaaaaacaaaccaTTTTAAAAGTTCTGTGCTTCCCAGCTTCCTGCCCTGTGACAATAAAGTTCACGTCACTGCTCCATTTAGCCTGGCTGCTGGTGTTCACCCAGGACAAACAACAGGGGACCCAGAGGACAGCAGGGCTCCGGAGGGCTGAACAATCCACACATATGGGCTCATGGAGGCAGCTCGGGGCAGCGGGTAGGTGGGGGCAGTGTGGGGAATGCGggccctgccacctccaccctgAGAGCCCCGTAGGGGGTGCTGCATAACTGGGTGGGTACGTGGTGAGGGGCCTCCTCCTCCGGGGGCTGGGTGCGGGCTAGTGAGGGGCCACCTCCTCCGGGGGCCAGGTGCGGGCTGGTGAGGGGCCTCCTCCCACTGGGGGCTTGGTGCGGGCTGGTGAGGGACCTCCTCCTGCTGGGGGTCCAACTGGTCCTGCCCAGACTTCTCCATCTCGTCCAAGAAGCTCATGATGCTTTGTAGCTTGGCCTCCGAAAGCAGCGTCCCATCCTCTGGGGGTTCGGGGAACGCGCTGAGTTTTCCAAATTTCTCCAAGTTGTCAGCTGTCAGAGAGCTGGCATCATCCTCCTGTGGGACAGGAGCCCAGCATCGGGGGCTGTCAGGGCAGCCTAAAGACTTGGGGTCCCCAAAGGCAGGGGTGGCAGCTGAGGCTGGGCTCTGGGAGGGAGGGTTGCGACCAAAGCAAGGAGGAGCCCGTGGCATCCCCATTTTCCCAACCCCCACAGCCACCGCATGCTCTGTGTAAATGGCGTGGGTGGACAGACTGTGCAGGGCGGGTCGCACACCGTGGTCACCTCGCTGGTCCAGGCGTATCTGCCCCTGTGATGGGCCCTGGGGCAGGGCAGCGGGTCCGGCTCCTTCTCCAGCAGCTGCAGCGTGTGCAGCAGCTCCTCCAGCGGCCCCCTGCTCGGGGCCTTCATCTCCAGGTTGTCTCCAGCTGCATCCTGCACGAGAACGTCCTGCAAAAGAGCAGGGAGACAGATGCAGCAAGGCTGCTGGTGGCTGAAAGCAGCCCCCACATAGGAGGCCAACCGCAGAGCCCCGAAGGTGCCGTGGGAGCTCCCCAGTCCTGACATTTAGCCCCTGGAAGGTGAGGCCAGGGCTCAGACCTTCCCACCCCATCTCTGCAGCTGCTCAAACCCAGAGCAGCTCCAGCCACCGGGGGACTCCTCCCAGTGCCCCACTCCAGGAAAACAGGTGTGCAGCCACCTGGCCCCACCACTAAGCAGCCTGGTAGCCTTGGCTATCAGGTCACTCCTCAGAGCCGGAAGCTCCTCTTTTGTGAATGAGGATGCAgggccccccccccaccccaggacaTCTGCAAAAACCCAACTGGATCCACCCCAGCGAAGGATCCCCAAGGGGCAGCCAGCACCATGCATCAGAGCAAGAAGACCCCTCCTGGGTGGCCTCTCTGAGCATAAGTGGCCCCTAGAGCAGAGGAGGGGCTGGGATAAGCTCAGCTCAGGACACCCCTGGCACAGACATGGCCCTTAAAGCCAAAAACCATGATGGAGGGAAGGACAGCTGTGCTCAGACCTGCATCCTGTCCTCTGGAGGCTGCTGTTGTTCTGGGGatgaggcggaggtgggcaggcaGCGGTCTCCGGGGCCTGCAGCAGGGAGGCCAGCATCTGCACAGCAGAAGACAGCACCATTCCACAGGGAGCATCCCAGGGTGGGCAGTGACTCTGGAGGCACCCCCGGGaaggagccaggcatgggggAGGCGGAGGCGATCCCAGAAGCAGAGGAGCCGCTGGGGAGC
The window above is part of the Symphalangus syndactylus isolate Jambi chromosome 14, NHGRI_mSymSyn1-v2.1_pri, whole genome shotgun sequence genome. Proteins encoded here:
- the CEP131 gene encoding centrosomal protein of 131 kDa isoform X1 — protein: MKGTRAISSVLERSPAGVDLSLTGLPPPVSRRPGSAATTKPIVRSVSVVTGSEQKRKALEATGPGGSRAINNLRRSNSTTQVSQPRSGSPRPTEPTDFLMLFEGSPSGKKRPASLSTAPSEKGATWNVLDDQPRGFTLPSNARSSSALDSPVGPRRKECTVALAPNFTANNRDRFSSVTLTGVHDHSSLQPLPPGLKRSSPLSLRSSWDHRSNKGAVGNCVTTMVHNCYTPSERVPPLKSSNQTAPSLNNIIKAATCEGSESSGFRKPPKNVSSATHLAQNNTGGSTGLPRRKEVTEEEAERFIHQVNQAAVTIQRWYRHQVQRRRAGAARLEHLLQAKREEQRQRSGEGTLLDLHQQKEAARRKAREEKARQARRAAIQELQQKRALRAQKASTVERGPPENPRETRVPGTRQPAQELSPMPGGTAHQALKANNADAGLPAAGPGDRCLPTSASSPEQQQPPEDRMQDVLVQDAAGDNLEMKAPSRGPLEELLHTLQLLEKEPDPLPCPRAHHRGRYAWTSEVTTEDDASSLTADNLEKFGKLSAFPEPPEDGTLLSEAKLQSIMSFLDEMEKSGQDQLDPQQEEGWVPAAGLGPLELGSEVSTSVMRLKLEVEEKKQAMLLLQRALAQQRDLTVRRVKETEKALSRQLQRQREHYEATIQRHLAFIDQLIEDKKVLSEKCEAVVAELKQEDQRCTERVAQAQVQHELEIKKLKELMSATEKARREKWISEKTKKIKEVTVRGLEPEIQKLIARHKQEVRRLKSLHEAELLQSDERASQRCLRQAEELREQLEREKEALGQQERERARQRFQQHLEQEQWALQQQRQRLYSEVAEERERLGQQAARQRAELEELRQQLEESSSALTRTLKAEFEKGREEQERRHQMELKALKQQLELERQAWEAGCARKERVSPQEAWLLNREQELREEIRKGRDKEIELVVHRLEADMALAKEESEKAAESRIKRLRDKYEAELSELEQSERKLQERCLELKGQLGEAEGENLRLQGLVRQKERALEDAQAVNEQLSSERSNLAQVIRQEFEDRLAASEEETRQAKAELAALQARQQLELEEVHRRYHPQGEDSPREEGGGREQPPDTARGCGEAGRPPGGAAGAAQAAHAEYQVTRDAGNTVEEWKAEDRGWTWARRPVVEMPVAEHLWLHFNSKRGRCFQCLE
- the CEP131 gene encoding centrosomal protein of 131 kDa isoform X23, which encodes MKGTRAISSVLERSPAGVDLSLTGLPPPVSRRPGSAATTKPIVRSVSVVTGSEQKRKALEATGPGGSRAINNLRRSNSTTQVSQPRSGSPRPTEPTDFLMLFEGSPSGKKRPASLSTAPSEKGATWNVLDDQPRGFTLPSNARSSSALDSPVGPRRKECTVALAPNFTANNRSNKGAVGNCVTTMVHNCYTPSERVPPLKSSNQTAPSLNNIIKAATCEGSESSGFRKPPKNVSSATHLAQNNTGGSTGLPRRKEVTEEEAERFIHQVNQAAVTIQRWYRHQVQRRRAGAARLEHLLQAKREEQRQRSGEGTLLDLHQQKEAARRKAREEKARQARRAAIQELQQKRALRAQKASTVERGPPENPRETRVPGTRQPAQELSPMPGGTAHQALKANNADAGLPAAGPGDRCLPTSASSPEQQQPPEDRMQDVLVQDAAGDNLEMKAPSRGPLEELLHTLQLLEKEPDPLPCPRAHHRGRYAWTSEEDDASSLTADNLEKFGKLSAFPEPPEDGTLLSEAKLQSIMSFLDEMEKSGQDQLDPQQEEGWVPAAGLGPLELGSEVSTSVMRLKLEVEEKKQAMLLLQRALAQQRDLTVRRVKETEKALSRQLQRQREHYEATIQRHLAFIDQLIEDKKVLSEKCEAVVAELKQEDQRCTERVAQAQVQHELEIKKLKELMSATEKARREKWISEKTKKIKEVTVRGLEPEIQKLIARHKQEVRRLKSLHEAELLQSDERASQRCLRQAEELREQLEREKEALGQQERERARQRQRAELEELRQQLEESSSALTRTLKAEFEKGREEQERRHQMELKALKQQLELERQAWEAGCARKEEAWLLNREQELREEIRKGRDKEIELVVHRLEADMALAKEESEKAAESRIKRLRDKYEAELSELEQSERKLQERCLELKGQLGEAEGENLRLQGLVRQKERALEDAQAVNEQLSSERSNLAQVIRQEFEDRLAASEEETRQAKAELAALQARQQLELEEVHRRYHPQGEDSPREEGGGREQPPDTARGCGEAGRPPGGAAGAAQAAHAEYQVTRDAGNTVEEWKAEDRGWTWARRPVVEMPVAEHLWLHFNSKRGRCFQCLE
- the CEP131 gene encoding centrosomal protein of 131 kDa isoform X3: MKGTRAISSVLERSPAGVDLSLTGLPPPVSRRPGSAATTKPIVRSVSVVTGSEQKRKALEATGPGGSRAINNLRRSNSTTQVSQPRSGSPRPTEPTDFLMLFEGSPSGKKRPASLSTAPSEKGATWNVLDDQPRGFTLPSNARSSSALDSPVGPRRKECTVALAPNFTANNRDRFSSVTLTGVHDHSSLQPLPPGLKRSSPLSLRSSWDHRSNKGAVGNCVTTMVHNCYTPSERVPPLKSSNQTAPSLNNIIKAATCEGSESSGFRKPPKNVSSATHLAQNNTGGSTGLPRRKEVTEEEAERFIHQVNQAAVTIQRWYRHQVQRRRAGAARLEHLLQAKREEQRQRSGEGTLLDLHQQKEAARRKAREEKARQARRAAIQELQQKRALRAQKASTVERGPPENPRETRVPGTRQPAQELSPMPGGTAHQALKANNADAGLPAAGPGDRCLPTSASSPEQQQPPEDRMQDVLVQDAAGDNLEMKAPSRGPLEELLHTLQLLEKEPDPLPCPRAHHRGRYAWTSEVTTEDDASSLTADNLEKFGKLSAFPEPPEDGTLLSEAKLQSIMSFLDEMEKSGQDQLDPQQEEGWVPAAGLGPLELGSEVSTSVMRLKLEVEEKKQAMLLLQRALAQQRDLTVRRVKETEKALSRQLQRQREHYEATIQRHLAFIDQLIEDKKVLSEKCEAVVAELKQEDQRCTERVAQAQVQHELEIKKLKELMSATEKARREKWISEKTKKIKEVTVRGLEPEIQKLIARHKQEVRRLKSLHEAELLQSDERASQRCLRQAEELREQLEREKEALGQQERERARQRFQQHLEQEQWALQQQRQRLYSEVAEERERLGQQAARQRAELEELRQQLEESSSALTRTLKAEFEKGREEQERRHQMELKALKQQLELERQAWEAGCARKEEAWLLNREQELREEIRKGRDKEIELVVHRLEADMALAKEESEKAAESRIKRLRDKYEAELSELEQSERKLQERCLELKGQLGEAEGENLRLQGLVRQKERALEDAQAVNEQLSSERSNLAQVIRQEFEDRLAASEEETRQAKAELAALQARQQLELEEVHRRYHPQGEDSPREEGGGREQPPDTARGCGEAGRPPGGAAGAAQAAHAEYQVTRDAGNTVEEWKAEDRGWTWARRPVVEMPVAEHLWLHFNSKRGRCFQCLE